In Penaeus chinensis breed Huanghai No. 1 chromosome 2, ASM1920278v2, whole genome shotgun sequence, the following proteins share a genomic window:
- the LOC125034920 gene encoding thread biopolymer filament subunit gamma-like, which produces MSYCIRSFTGTGGYGGSGGGGGGGGSGYGGGGSFSSGGYGTGGGGGGTGYGGSGSSGGGGGSGGHPGGGGGGGGKNAACTICAALAPLALLSSILPLLSFGFVTVSTGKRRRREVPDEVVNEKLREFSQVQEYVHENFDVEAENNMQEDIVAKYLSCAGMTHDDNHCLEHLACSLTDPTYNHPHAEKAAISAILHTIMGNHKLPQYLKDRLAAAGHVGRQEPGTCYRFPCQNAALPTSSFASSSLSFNIGEASRPGNEVAEDSGYEEAYKEGSSHTKHWGKTSREARKNKE; this is translated from the exons ATGTCTTATTGCATTAGGA GTTTTACTGGTACTGGAGGCTACGGTGGttcaggtggaggaggtggaggtggaggaagtggatatGGAG GTGGTGGCAGCTTCAGTAGCGGAGGATACGggacaggtggtggtggtggtggaacgGGCTACGGCGGTAGTGGAAGCTCGGGTGGAGGCGGTGGATCAGGAGGCCACCCG ggaggaggaggaggaggaggagggaagaacgcCGCGTGTACCATCTGCGCCGCGCTGGCTCCTCTGGCTCTCCTTAGCTCCATTCTGCCGCTGCTTAGCTTCGG TTTCGTCACCGTCTCGACCGGCaaaagacgaaggagggaagtgCCTGACGAAGTGGTGAACGAAAAACTGAGGGAATTCTCTCAGGTTCAAGAATACGTGCATGAGAATTTCGATGTGGAGGCTGAGAATAACATGCAG GAGGACATTGTGGCCAAGTACCTCTCGTGCGCAGGAATGACACACGACGATAACCACTGTTTAGAACACCTCGCTTGTTCTCTGACTGACCCAACGTATAATCATCCCCATGCTGAGAAGGCTGCCATTAGCGC GATCCTGCACACCATCATGGGCAACCACAAGCTACCGCAGTACCTGAAGGATCGACTGGCAGCTGCTGGGCACGTGGGGCGTCAGGAACCGGGCACGTGCTACCGTTTCCCCTGCCAGAATGCTGCCTTGCCGACGagttccttcgcctcctccagcCTGAGCTTCAATATAGGGGAGGCTTCGCGACCGGGGAATGAGGTGGCGGAGGACTCGGGTTATGAGGAGGCTTATAAAGAAGGATCTTCACACACCAAGCACTGGGGGAAAACATcgagagaagcaagaaagaataaggaataa